One genomic segment of Buchnera aphidicola (Anoecia oenotherae) includes these proteins:
- the nuoC gene encoding NADH-quinone oxidoreductase subunit C/D: protein MINKNLLLKNNKLNIYNSYDKNTNDTIQKLFIQFEEKNFFIQPTKIGYPVLWIKKKIILSVASFLKNISKPYSMLYDLHGVDERPRVFKKYIPNSDFSVFYHLLSIERNCDLILKVPLLNNDLTIPTITNLFKNANWYERETYEMFGIFFENHPNLTNILMPKNWKGHPLRKDYPARATELNPYYLTKEKENSEMEALSFKPEKWGMKKSKKNSDFMFLNFGPNHPSSHGAFRIILQLDGEKIVDCVPDIGYHHRGAEKMAERQSWHSYIPYTDRIEYLGGCVNEMPYVLAVEKLANIVVPERVKVIRIMMSELFRINSHLLYISTFIQDVGAMSPVFFAFTDRQKIYNLIEFITGARMHPAWFRIGGVAQDLPKGWDKLLKIIIDWIPNRLKKYVDISLKNSILISRAKGIAQYSQEEALSWGVTGAGLRATGINFDIRKYRPYSGYENFDFEIPIGNKISDSYSRVMLKVEEIYQSISILKQCLNNMPEGNFKANHPLTTPPMKDHVLNHIESMISHFLQVSWGPVLKNNESFQMIEATKGINSYYLISDGGTMSYRTRIRTPSFPHLQQIPSVISGSLISDLVVYLGSIDFVMSDVDR, encoded by the coding sequence ATGATAAACAAAAATTTATTACTAAAAAATAATAAACTAAATATCTACAATTCTTATGACAAAAATACTAATGACACTATTCAAAAATTATTTATTCAATTTGAAGAAAAAAATTTTTTTATTCAACCTACTAAAATAGGTTATCCTGTTCTTTGGATAAAAAAAAAAATAATTCTATCTGTTGCTAGTTTTTTAAAAAACATATCTAAACCATATTCCATGTTATATGACTTACATGGAGTAGATGAACGACCACGTGTTTTTAAAAAATATATTCCTAATTCTGATTTTTCTGTTTTTTATCATCTATTATCCATTGAAAGAAACTGCGATCTAATATTAAAAGTACCTCTATTAAATAACGATTTAACAATTCCTACTATTACTAATTTATTTAAAAATGCAAACTGGTATGAAAGAGAAACGTATGAAATGTTTGGGATTTTTTTTGAAAATCATCCTAATTTAACAAATATTTTAATGCCAAAAAATTGGAAAGGACATCCTCTAAGGAAAGACTATCCTGCTAGAGCAACTGAACTTAATCCGTACTATTTAACAAAAGAAAAAGAAAATTCTGAAATGGAAGCATTATCCTTTAAACCAGAAAAATGGGGAATGAAAAAATCTAAAAAAAATTCTGATTTTATGTTTTTAAATTTTGGTCCTAATCATCCATCTTCTCATGGAGCTTTTAGAATAATACTTCAACTAGACGGAGAAAAAATTGTTGATTGTGTTCCCGATATAGGTTATCACCATCGAGGTGCAGAAAAAATGGCTGAAAGACAATCTTGGCATTCCTATATTCCCTATACTGATAGAATAGAATACTTAGGTGGATGTGTTAACGAAATGCCATATGTTTTAGCAGTTGAAAAATTAGCCAACATAGTAGTTCCTGAAAGAGTTAAAGTTATTAGAATAATGATGTCAGAACTATTTAGAATAAATAGTCATTTGCTATATATATCTACATTTATTCAAGATGTAGGAGCTATGAGTCCAGTATTTTTTGCTTTTACTGATCGACAAAAAATTTATAATTTAATCGAATTTATTACCGGAGCTAGAATGCATCCAGCATGGTTTCGAATTGGAGGTGTTGCTCAAGATTTACCAAAAGGATGGGATAAATTACTAAAAATAATAATAGATTGGATACCTAATCGATTAAAAAAATATGTCGATATCTCATTAAAAAATAGTATTTTAATATCACGTGCAAAAGGAATTGCTCAATACTCTCAAGAAGAAGCTTTATCCTGGGGAGTTACAGGAGCGGGATTGCGAGCTACAGGAATAAATTTTGATATAAGAAAATATAGACCTTATTCCGGATATGAAAACTTTGATTTTGAAATTCCAATAGGAAATAAAATTAGCGATTCTTATTCAAGAGTTATGTTAAAAGTAGAAGAAATTTATCAAAGTATCTCTATACTTAAACAATGTTTAAATAATATGCCAGAAGGAAATTTTAAAGCAAATCATCCTTTAACAACTCCTCCAATGAAAGATCATGTATTAAATCATATTGAATCTATGATTTCTCACTTTTTACAAGTATCCTGGGGTCCAGTTTTAAAAAATAACGAGTCCTTTCAAATGATTGAAGCAACAAAAGGAATTAATAGTTACTATCTAATTAGCGATGGTGGAACTATGAGTTATCGAACTAGAATAAGAACACCAAGTTTCCCCCACTTACAACAAATACCTTCTGTTATTTCTGGTTCTTTAATATCAGATTTAGTAGTTTATTTAGGTAGCATAGACTTTGTTATGTCAGATGTGGATCGATAA
- the nuoE gene encoding NADH-quinone oxidoreductase subunit NuoE: MNINKKKINTIIFQQFQLSNIEIKEIEKEKKKYKTNRAVSIEALKIVQRHRGWISTNSIHAISKILNISSNEIEEVATFYSQIFRKPVGNYIIRYCDSIVCYINNVKKIKSCLEETLKIKSGETTKNKKFTLLPTCCLGFCDKSPVISINSYYYPRVTAESIIFILEQYS, from the coding sequence ATGAATATCAATAAAAAAAAAATAAATACTATTATTTTTCAACAATTTCAATTAAGTAACATCGAAATAAAAGAAATAGAAAAAGAAAAAAAAAAATATAAAACAAATAGAGCTGTATCTATTGAAGCCCTTAAAATAGTACAAAGACATAGAGGATGGATTTCTACCAATTCTATACATGCCATATCAAAAATATTAAATATTTCTAGTAATGAAATTGAAGAAGTTGCTACATTCTATAGTCAGATATTTAGAAAACCAGTTGGAAACTATATAATCCGATACTGCGATAGTATTGTATGCTATATAAATAATGTTAAAAAAATAAAATCTTGTTTAGAAGAAACACTTAAAATAAAATCAGGGGAAACTACCAAAAATAAAAAATTTACTTTATTACCTACTTGTTGCTTAGGTTTTTGTGATAAAAGCCCTGTTATTTCTATAAACTCATATTATTATCCACGAGTTACAGCAGAATCTATTATATTTATTTTGGAACAATATTCATGA
- the nuoF gene encoding NADH-quinone oxidoreductase subunit NuoF, translating to MKKKNKKLEETHPLTWRLREDQKTVFINEYLKKNGYAGLKKAISKFSPDEIIKKVINSELKGRGGAGFPTGMKWELMKKSNNINTKYERFLICNADEMEPGTYKDKLLMEKNPHLLIEGIILSSYALNVPTSYIFLRGEYTESNYFLNIAIKEATREGFLGKKILGSNFNLNIFIHTGAGRYICGEETALINSLEGKRANPRFKPPFPANIGLWGKPTCVNNVETLCNIPAIILHGTTWYKKLSKTKDHGTKMMGFSGKVNKPGVWELPFGITARELLEDYAQGMQNNLKLKAWLPGGAGTDFLTYKHLDIPIDFTNINIAGSRLGTAISIAIDEKTNIVPLLINLEDFFSRESCGWCTPCREGLPWSLKILKKIESGLGNIEDIKVLDKICTDLSPGKTFCAHAPGAVSPLKSAIKYFISDFKKYFI from the coding sequence ATGAAAAAAAAAAACAAAAAACTAGAAGAAACTCATCCTTTAACATGGAGACTACGTGAAGATCAAAAAACTGTATTCATTAATGAATACTTAAAAAAAAATGGCTATGCAGGATTAAAAAAAGCTATATCAAAATTTTCCCCTGATGAAATAATAAAAAAAGTTATTAATTCTGAACTAAAAGGTAGAGGAGGAGCAGGATTTCCTACAGGAATGAAGTGGGAATTAATGAAAAAATCTAATAATATAAATACTAAATACGAACGATTTTTAATCTGCAATGCAGATGAAATGGAACCAGGAACATATAAAGATAAACTATTAATGGAAAAAAATCCACATTTACTAATAGAAGGAATAATTTTATCTTCTTACGCTCTAAACGTTCCAACTAGCTATATTTTCCTAAGAGGAGAATATACAGAATCTAACTATTTTTTAAACATAGCTATAAAAGAAGCAACAAGAGAAGGATTTTTAGGTAAAAAAATATTAGGAAGTAATTTTAATTTAAATATATTTATCCATACTGGAGCAGGGCGTTATATTTGTGGAGAAGAAACCGCATTAATTAATTCTCTAGAAGGAAAAAGAGCTAACCCAAGATTTAAACCTCCCTTCCCTGCTAATATTGGATTATGGGGAAAACCAACATGTGTTAATAATGTTGAAACTTTATGTAATATTCCAGCTATTATTTTACATGGAACAACATGGTATAAGAAATTATCAAAAACTAAAGATCATGGAACAAAAATGATGGGCTTTTCTGGAAAAGTCAATAAACCAGGAGTATGGGAACTACCTTTTGGAATTACTGCAAGAGAACTTTTAGAAGATTATGCACAAGGAATGCAAAATAATTTAAAATTAAAAGCATGGCTACCTGGAGGAGCTGGAACAGATTTTTTAACATATAAACATCTAGATATACCTATAGATTTCACCAACATTAATATAGCAGGAAGTCGATTAGGAACTGCAATATCTATTGCTATCGATGAAAAAACTAATATTGTACCTTTATTGATTAATTTAGAAGATTTCTTTTCTAGAGAATCATGCGGTTGGTGTACACCATGCAGAGAAGGATTACCTTGGAGCCTAAAAATACTAAAAAAAATAGAATCAGGATTAGGAAATATAGAAGATATAAAAGTCTTAGATAAAATTTGCACAGATTTAAGTCCAGGAAAAACTTTTTGTGCTCATGCTCCTGGAGCTGTATCTCCATTAAAAAGCGCTATAAAATACTTTATTTCTGATTTTAAAAAATATTTTATTTAG
- the nuoG gene encoding NADH-quinone oxidoreductase subunit NuoG produces MFTIFIDKKIYTVKKSENLLHTCLSLGINLPYFCWHPILGSIGACRQCAIKIYSDKNDQLGRIAMACMTPLQNNMIISIDEKEAKNFRKSNIEYLMIHHPHDCPICAEGGNCHLQDMTVMTKHHNRKYNFSKKIYKNQYLGHFISHEMNRCISCYRCVRYYKDYCDGKDFGVYGSGQRMYFGRLESGELENEHSGNLIEICPTGVFTDKLHKKNYNRKWDMQYSPNICQYCSIGCNILSGERYGYIRRIENRYNYNINQYFICDLGRFGYGHSNLKNRIKNPYIVKNKKKFNLSSQEACNIAVKIIKSSNKIIGIGSSRASLESNYALLNLVGKKNFSNGMLDSEYKNILLFIKLLENSGIKSVSLKEIEECDSILIIGEDITQTSSRMALSIRQAIKMKSTREAIKNNIPYWHSQGIKNFSEGLKNPLFFIGSTKTKLHDIVNCSYIGSIQNQINILNSIYDLITKKNLYSYKFDKKMQEKVFLIYNSLVKSKKPLIISGSKSSNSTILKIVFNISQSLYLLNSNTKIAFLPHCTNSIGVSLFGGMTLNQAINTIQCEKIKTLIIMENNLYHWMTKNTIDLILKNIKTILVLDHQKTETLKQAHLVFPSSNSYESSGTVVNYEGRAQRFFKTYSTSFLNKKNKMKESWKWIYNINNKINKNTKDDISLDKITKLYSSFSSYLAPLKQMLPTSSTKIFEQKIPRSPNRASGRTALRSHVDIHEPKQPEDNDSMFSFSMEGSNRFYEYSSYIPFVWSPGWNSPQAWNKFQKEIGGDLKNGSPGILLFKEKIKKTIFFSIKNKKTSIRKNLFTVVPYYTLFGVDEISQYSPEIHHKIYSIYALISIKNAKEKNLESGSTIMFQCLNQTFHMSIKLSKTLSSKNIALPIGRIGFPYELLGKTIVNFQEVII; encoded by the coding sequence ATGTTTACTATCTTTATAGATAAAAAAATTTATACCGTAAAAAAATCAGAAAATTTGTTACATACTTGCTTATCCCTTGGAATTAATTTGCCATATTTTTGTTGGCATCCAATTTTAGGAAGTATAGGAGCATGTAGACAATGTGCTATAAAAATATATTCAGATAAAAACGATCAATTAGGTCGAATAGCAATGGCTTGTATGACTCCTCTTCAAAACAATATGATAATATCTATTGATGAAAAAGAAGCAAAAAATTTTAGAAAAAGCAATATAGAATATCTTATGATCCATCATCCACATGACTGTCCTATATGTGCAGAAGGCGGAAACTGTCACTTACAAGACATGACTGTAATGACAAAACACCATAATAGAAAATATAATTTTTCTAAAAAAATATATAAAAATCAGTATTTAGGTCACTTTATATCTCATGAAATGAATCGTTGTATTTCTTGTTACCGTTGTGTTCGATACTACAAAGATTATTGCGACGGGAAAGATTTTGGTGTTTATGGATCAGGACAAAGAATGTATTTTGGCCGTTTAGAATCTGGTGAATTAGAAAACGAACATTCAGGAAATTTAATTGAAATTTGTCCTACTGGTGTTTTTACTGATAAGTTACATAAAAAAAACTATAATCGAAAATGGGATATGCAATATTCTCCTAATATATGCCAGTATTGCAGTATAGGATGCAATATTTTATCAGGAGAAAGATATGGATATATTAGACGTATAGAAAACAGATATAACTATAATATTAATCAATATTTCATTTGTGATTTAGGAAGATTTGGATACGGACATTCTAATTTAAAAAATAGAATAAAAAATCCTTATATTGTTAAAAACAAAAAAAAATTTAATTTAAGTTCACAAGAAGCTTGTAATATTGCAGTAAAAATAATCAAAAGTTCTAATAAAATTATAGGAATAGGTTCTAGTAGAGCAAGTTTAGAAAGTAATTATGCATTATTAAATTTAGTAGGAAAGAAAAATTTTTCTAATGGAATGTTAGATTCTGAATATAAAAATATTCTTTTATTTATAAAATTACTAGAAAATAGCGGAATAAAATCTGTTTCTTTAAAAGAAATAGAAGAATGTGATTCGATACTAATAATTGGGGAAGATATCACTCAAACTTCTTCTAGAATGGCTTTATCTATAAGACAAGCAATAAAAATGAAGTCAACACGAGAAGCAATAAAAAATAATATCCCTTATTGGCATTCTCAAGGAATTAAAAACTTTTCAGAAGGTCTGAAAAATCCTTTGTTTTTTATAGGATCAACTAAAACTAAATTGCATGATATTGTAAACTGTAGCTATATTGGATCTATTCAAAATCAAATAAATATTCTAAATTCAATTTATGATTTAATTACAAAAAAAAACCTATATTCTTACAAATTTGATAAAAAAATGCAAGAAAAGGTTTTTCTTATTTACAATTCTCTTGTTAAATCAAAAAAACCTCTCATTATTTCTGGAAGTAAATCAAGTAATTCCACCATACTAAAAATAGTATTTAATATTTCTCAATCTTTATATTTACTAAATTCTAATACAAAGATTGCATTTCTTCCACATTGTACTAACAGTATAGGTGTTAGTTTATTTGGAGGAATGACTTTAAATCAAGCAATTAACACTATTCAATGTGAAAAAATTAAAACTCTTATTATTATGGAAAATAACTTATATCATTGGATGACCAAAAATACAATTGATTTGATTTTAAAAAATATTAAAACAATTTTAGTGTTAGACCATCAAAAAACAGAAACTCTTAAACAAGCACATCTTGTATTTCCTTCTTCTAATTCTTACGAAAGTTCAGGAACAGTAGTTAATTATGAAGGTAGAGCTCAAAGATTTTTTAAAACATATTCAACAAGTTTTTTAAATAAAAAAAATAAAATGAAAGAAAGCTGGAAATGGATTTATAACATAAATAACAAAATAAATAAAAATACGAAAGATGATATATCACTAGATAAAATTACAAAACTTTATTCATCTTTTTCTTCTTACCTTGCTCCATTAAAACAAATGTTACCTACTTCTAGTACTAAAATTTTTGAACAAAAAATACCACGTTCTCCTAATCGTGCCAGTGGAAGAACAGCACTTCGATCTCATGTAGATATACATGAACCAAAACAACCAGAAGATAATGATAGTATGTTTTCATTCTCTATGGAAGGATCTAACAGATTTTACGAATATTCTTCTTATATTCCATTTGTTTGGTCTCCCGGTTGGAATTCACCTCAAGCATGGAATAAATTTCAAAAAGAAATAGGTGGAGATTTAAAAAATGGAAGTCCTGGAATTCTTTTGTTTAAAGAAAAAATAAAAAAAACAATATTTTTTTCTATTAAAAACAAAAAAACCTCAATAAGAAAAAATTTATTTACCGTCGTACCATATTACACTCTATTTGGAGTAGATGAAATATCACAATACTCTCCTGAAATACATCATAAAATTTACTCAATTTATGCATTAATTAGTATTAAAAATGCTAAAGAAAAAAATTTAGAATCAGGTTCTACAATTATGTTTCAATGCTTAAACCAAACTTTTCATATGTCTATTAAATTATCTAAAACTTTATCTTCTAAAAATATCGCTTTACCAATAGGAAGAATAGGATTTCCTTATGAACTATTAGGAAAAACTATAGTTAATTTTCAGGAAGTAATAATATGA
- the nuoH gene encoding NADH-quinone oxidoreductase subunit NuoH: MNLLYYNNSTFFLYIVKGMTFSFLLVIFAAFMSLFERKLLGYFQNRHGPNRVGWFGIMQIVADMIKLLFKEDWIPKFSNKTLFFVAPIISFISLLLVFSIIPISNTIVLIRLNIGILFFLMMAGLSVYSILFAGWSSNNKYAFLGSVRSIAQTLSYEIFLGLSCMGTVARANSFDLIDIVTSQQYIWNIIPQFLGFITFFISSLALCHRHPFDQPESEQELADGYHIEYSGMKFGLFFIGEYLSILTVSGLIVSMFLGGWYGPGIYPEFWFIAKMILCFFLFVLIRASLPRPRYDQTLIFSWKFLFPISLLNLVITTAYLLYI, translated from the coding sequence ATGAATTTACTTTATTACAATAATAGTACTTTTTTTTTATACATAGTAAAAGGAATGACTTTTTCATTTTTATTAGTAATATTTGCTGCCTTTATGAGCTTATTCGAAAGAAAATTACTAGGATATTTTCAAAATCGACATGGACCTAATAGAGTAGGATGGTTTGGAATTATGCAAATAGTAGCAGATATGATTAAACTACTTTTTAAAGAAGACTGGATTCCTAAATTTAGTAATAAAACACTCTTTTTTGTCGCTCCTATTATTTCTTTTATTAGTTTGTTATTAGTTTTTTCTATTATTCCTATTTCAAACACAATAGTTTTAATACGTTTAAATATAGGAATACTATTTTTTTTAATGATGGCTGGACTATCTGTCTATTCTATCCTTTTTGCGGGATGGAGTAGTAACAATAAATATGCTTTTTTAGGATCTGTTCGTTCAATTGCTCAAACTTTAAGTTATGAAATTTTCTTAGGATTATCGTGTATGGGAACAGTAGCACGAGCTAATTCTTTTGATCTAATTGATATAGTTACTAGTCAACAATATATTTGGAACATTATACCTCAATTTCTAGGATTTATTACTTTTTTTATATCAAGTTTAGCTTTATGTCATAGACATCCTTTTGATCAACCTGAATCTGAACAAGAACTAGCAGACGGCTATCATATAGAATATTCTGGCATGAAATTTGGTTTATTTTTTATTGGAGAATATCTGTCTATATTAACAGTTTCAGGATTAATCGTTAGTATGTTTTTAGGAGGATGGTACGGTCCCGGAATATACCCGGAATTTTGGTTTATTGCAAAAATGATATTATGTTTTTTCCTATTTGTTTTGATTAGAGCTTCACTACCTAGACCTAGATATGATCAAACACTTATTTTTAGCTGGAAATTTCTTTTTCCAATATCTTTACTCAATTTAGTTATTACAACTGCTTATTTATTATATATATAA
- the nuoI gene encoding NADH-quinone oxidoreductase subunit NuoI, producing MFIKKILFFLLSQLRSLLLILFHLFKKPETQNYPEDTVNLSQRYRGRIILTRDPNGKERCVACNLCAVVCPVGCISLQKTEKKNRWYPKFFRINFSRCIFCGLCEEACPTTAIQLIPDFELAEYDRKDLIYEKENLLISGTGKNKHYNFYNVSGVQLHEEKEYSSQHSKKKTCVDIHSLLP from the coding sequence ATGTTTATAAAAAAAATATTATTTTTCTTATTATCTCAATTAAGAAGTTTATTATTAATACTTTTTCATTTATTTAAAAAACCAGAAACACAAAATTATCCTGAAGATACTGTTAATTTATCTCAAAGATACAGAGGACGAATTATTTTAACTAGAGATCCTAACGGAAAAGAAAGATGCGTAGCTTGTAATTTATGTGCTGTAGTTTGTCCTGTAGGATGTATATCTTTACAAAAAACAGAAAAAAAAAATAGATGGTATCCAAAATTTTTTAGAATTAACTTTTCTCGTTGTATATTTTGTGGATTATGTGAAGAAGCATGTCCAACAACTGCTATTCAGTTAATTCCAGATTTTGAACTAGCTGAATACGATAGAAAAGATTTAATTTATGAAAAAGAAAACTTATTGATATCTGGAACAGGAAAAAATAAACATTATAATTTTTATAATGTCTCTGGAGTGCAACTTCATGAAGAAAAAGAATATTCTAGTCAACATTCTAAAAAAAAAACCTGTGTAGATATTCATAGTTTGCTACCCTAA
- a CDS encoding NADH-quinone oxidoreductase subunit J, translating into MQILFYLLATCSIISTLLTIFQKNPIYAIIYLLCSLLCISSILFLFGSFFAASVQIIIYAGAVMVLFIFIIMMLNIKHISDLNLTYFKKIYLFIGLFIIFIILKKTLNPIFNTFNNKNIHISIVDTQLIGGNLFTNYIVLVELISILLLSALIVSLYIEKNLF; encoded by the coding sequence ATGCAAATATTATTTTACTTATTAGCAACATGCTCAATTATCTCAACTCTATTAACTATATTTCAAAAAAATCCAATTTACGCAATAATATATCTTCTTTGTTCTCTTTTATGTATATCAAGTATATTATTTTTATTCGGTTCTTTTTTCGCTGCTTCAGTTCAAATAATCATATACGCTGGAGCTGTTATGGTCTTATTCATTTTTATAATTATGATGCTTAATATTAAACATATTTCGGATCTAAACCTTACTTATTTCAAAAAAATTTATCTTTTTATAGGTTTATTTATTATTTTTATAATATTAAAAAAAACATTAAATCCTATTTTTAATACATTTAATAATAAGAACATACATATTAGTATTGTTGATACTCAGTTAATAGGAGGTAATTTATTTACTAATTATATAGTATTAGTAGAACTAATATCTATACTTTTATTATCTGCTTTAATTGTTTCTTTATACATAGAAAAAAATTTATTTTAA
- the nuoK gene encoding NADH-quinone oxidoreductase subunit NuoK, with amino-acid sequence MISLFNSLSFSFILLFLGITGIIIRKNALFTLISIEIILSATGLSIAILSSYWDDINGQIFFLVTLTCAATDSVIGLALLLQLYRIHKTLNIDLLNEIKK; translated from the coding sequence ATGATTTCTCTTTTTAATAGTCTATCTTTTTCATTTATATTATTATTTTTAGGAATAACAGGAATAATAATTAGAAAAAATGCACTATTTACTCTTATTAGTATAGAAATCATACTAAGTGCCACAGGACTATCTATAGCTATTTTAAGTTCTTACTGGGATGATATAAATGGACAAATATTCTTTCTTGTCACTCTTACTTGTGCTGCTACCGATTCAGTTATTGGACTAGCTCTTTTATTACAATTATATCGTATTCATAAAACATTAAATATTGATTTATTAAATGAGATAAAAAAATGA
- a CDS encoding NADH-quinone oxidoreductase subunit L, with translation MNHIIYLTILSPVISFLLLTVFKKTFSYKINHAFGISGLILSLLSTIYTYKIFIQKNLLENFNYPVLTIFDFNLNSYNLFNGLFLDQFSLSMLMLITIIGTLVYTYSISYMEFKKNKFSFFAYINFFISGMILLILSNNLLLMYIGWEVVGLFSFLLIGFYNSKIENGINSIKTFLITRTSDIFLLFSILITHYIFGTLNFELIKIKSIHFHNWSIISSFNLYILSFCLLIGSIGKSAQVPLHIWLSKAMVGPTPVSALIHAATMVTAGVYLIIRTHILLCLCPKTLEIISIIGVVTLILSSFCALFEKDIKKILAYSTISQLGYMFLSLGIQAWNAAFLHLINHAFFKALLFLSAGSLINLNNGEKNIFKLGSIKKKPLLLYVFFLIGSSSLVSFPIITSGFYSKELILYALLNQQHTLFLLLGFSSIFLTSLYTFRMFFILFHSNQSINLYKKRMTLIHDLPLLILAICSTVIGYLIICNVTQFYYTTNIFDNKKSILEIVSSIFCIFGILCAYFLWGSNNIFSKKLLSSTLVSNFKKLFYTQIGLEKIYTYILVKPFFFITSKLRYDPISIICTFPVKILKKTNNLFLQISSGYIRWYIFLIMTSTTYLLYIHNFLCTTYL, from the coding sequence ATGAACCATATTATATATTTAACAATCTTATCTCCAGTAATTTCTTTTTTATTATTAACTGTTTTCAAAAAAACATTTTCATATAAAATAAATCATGCTTTTGGTATTTCAGGATTGATTTTATCCTTACTATCTACTATTTATACATACAAAATATTTATTCAAAAAAATCTATTAGAAAATTTTAACTACCCAGTATTGACAATATTTGATTTTAACTTGAATTCTTATAATTTATTTAATGGTTTGTTTTTAGATCAATTTTCACTATCAATGTTAATGCTAATTACAATCATAGGAACTTTAGTTTATACCTATTCAATATCATATATGGAATTTAAAAAAAATAAATTTTCTTTTTTTGCATACATCAATTTTTTTATTTCTGGAATGATTTTACTGATATTATCTAACAACCTATTACTCATGTATATTGGATGGGAAGTAGTTGGACTATTTTCTTTTTTACTTATTGGATTTTACAATTCTAAAATAGAAAATGGAATAAATTCAATAAAAACTTTTTTAATTACTAGAACTAGTGATATTTTTCTTCTATTTTCTATATTAATAACACACTATATTTTTGGAACTTTAAATTTTGAATTGATAAAAATAAAATCTATTCATTTTCACAATTGGTCAATAATAAGCTCTTTTAACTTGTATATTTTATCTTTCTGTTTATTAATCGGATCTATCGGAAAATCTGCACAAGTACCACTGCACATTTGGTTATCTAAAGCTATGGTAGGACCAACTCCTGTTTCAGCTTTAATTCATGCAGCTACCATGGTAACAGCAGGAGTATATTTAATTATTCGAACTCATATCTTACTGTGTTTATGTCCAAAAACGTTAGAAATTATTAGTATAATTGGAGTCGTTACTTTAATTTTATCTAGTTTTTGTGCTTTATTTGAAAAAGATATAAAAAAAATTTTAGCATACTCTACTATTAGTCAACTAGGTTACATGTTTTTATCTCTTGGAATACAAGCATGGAACGCTGCTTTCTTACACTTAATTAATCATGCTTTTTTTAAAGCTTTACTATTTTTATCAGCAGGATCATTAATTAATTTAAACAATGGTGAAAAAAATATATTTAAACTAGGATCTATAAAGAAAAAACCACTATTATTATATGTTTTTTTTCTAATTGGAAGTAGTTCTTTAGTATCTTTTCCTATCATTACATCTGGTTTTTACAGTAAAGAACTTATTTTGTATGCGTTATTAAATCAACAACACACTTTATTTTTATTATTAGGATTTTCAAGTATTTTTTTAACTTCTCTTTATACATTTAGAATGTTTTTTATTTTGTTCCACAGTAATCAATCAATAAATTTATACAAAAAAAGAATGACACTAATACATGATCTTCCATTACTAATATTAGCAATATGTTCTACTGTTATTGGTTATTTAATCATTTGTAATGTAACTCAATTTTACTATACTACAAATATTTTTGATAATAAAAAAAGTATATTAGAAATAGTGTCTAGTATATTTTGTATTTTTGGTATTTTATGCGCATATTTTTTATGGGGATCAAATAATATTTTTTCTAAAAAACTTTTAAGCTCTACATTAGTAAGTAATTTTAAAAAATTATTCTATACACAAATTGGACTTGAAAAAATATATACTTATATATTAGTAAAGCCATTTTTTTTTATAACTTCAAAATTAAGATATGATCCCATATCAATAATTTGCACTTTTCCTGTTAAAATATTAAAAAAAACAAATAATTTATTTTTACAAATATCTTCAGGATACATACGTTGGTACATATTTCTTATCATGACAAGCACGACTTATTTACTTTATATTCATAACTTTTTATGTACAACTTATCTATAA